The genome window ACGCCGAGCAGTTCGGGCTCGACGCGGTGGCGATCGGTGAGCGGCATGCGGGCCACGTCATCTCCAGCGGCGTGACGGTCCTGCTCGGTGCCATCGCGGCGACGACGAGCCGGGTCCGGATCCAGTCCGGTGTCGCGGTGCTCTCCATCCTCGACCCGCTCCGGGTCGCGGAGGACTACGCCACCGTCGACCAGCTCTCACGCGGCCGGGTCGAGGTGGTGATCGGCAAGGGGAACGAGCTCAAGCAGCTGCCGATGTTCGGCATCGAGGCGGGCACCCAGTGGGACGCGTTGGCGGAAAAGTACGAGCTGCTCCGCCGGTTGTGGCGCGAAGAGGCCGTCTCCTGGTCGGGCTCCTTCCGCCCGCCGCTCGACGGTGTCACCTCCCAGCCGCGGCCGTACGCCGGCGCTCCCCGCGTCTGGCACGGCTCAGCCACCACGACGACCTCCGCGAGCCTGGCCGCACGGTGGGGTGATCCGCTCTTCAGCGCCAATGCCATCCAGCCTCGGGACAACTACACGGTCCTCGTCGACCAGTACCGCCGCGAGTACCTCGAGCACGGGCACGACCCGCGGTTCGCGTACGTCGGCGCCGGGGCCGGCTTCCTCTACGTCGCCGACACGACGCAGGAGGCCAAGGAGGCCTTCGGGCCGACGTACGAGCGGATCGTGGAGTTCTTCAACCAGCCCGGCAACCACACGCCCGGCAACGAGTTCACCTTCGGCTCCATCGAGGACGCCATCGAGCGGGGGCCGGTCCTCGTCGGCTCGCCCGCCCAGGTGACGGAGAAGATCCTGTGGTTCCACGAGGCCTTCGGCCACGACCTCCAGTCGTTCAGCCTCCCGACCGTGCTGCCGCACGAGCAGCAGCTGCACATGCTCGAGCGGCTCGCCTCGGAGGTGATCCCGGTCGTCCGCCAGGCCGCGCCCACGACGCTGTGGACCGACGAGGACCCGTACGGCGGCCGCCCCGCGGCCTACGGGCGAACGGTGGCCGACGCGGCCGCGGAGGTGGAGAAGTCGCGCGCCTGAGGCTCCCTTCGACGCAACATGCCCGCAACCTCCCGGTGCGAGGATGCGGGCATGTCGCTGTGGAGAGTGCGTGGGACGCTTCCCGACCAGCCGGGAACGCTGGCTGCGCTGGCGAACGCCTTCGGTGCGGCGGGGGTCAACATCCTTGCCCTGCAAGTCTTCCCGGGGCTGGACGAGGTCACCGACGAGATCGTCGTGCGTGCGCCCGACGGTGCCGACATCGAGGGCATCATGGCCACCGCGGGTGCGACCGACGTCGTCATCCAGGCCTGCACCGAGGCGGCGCTGACCGACCAGCCGACGCTCTACGTCGAGGCCGCGCGCACGATCCTGCAGCGGCCGACCTCGTTCCCCGAGGTGGTCGCTCGGCTCTTCGACGCCGAGCCCGACCCGGTCGACGGGAAGATCCAGGAGTTCGCCGAGTTCACCGTCGGGGACGTCCAGGTCTCGGTGCACCGCACCGCGCCGTTCACCGACACCGAGCAGGCGCGCGGTGAGGCCATCGCCGGTCTGGTGAGCGACGTGATGGCGCGCACGAAGGCGACGGCCGCCATGCTCGGCGGCTCCGGTGGTCGCCGGATCGGCGGCGGGATGACGCCGGAGTACGTCGTCGAGGAGTCCGGCGTCGCGGCGGTCGTCGACGACACGATCGTGGGCCAGGCGCAGATCCTCGCCGCCACGACGAACGAGGACGGTGACGTCGTACGGGCCGTGGACCTGCACGTCGACCCGGCGTGGCAGCGCCGCGGCATCGGCACCCGGCTGCTGACGGACTCCTCGCGGCTGGCGCACGGCCTCGGCGCCGACGAGATCCTGCTGACCACCCGGGCGGACAACCAGGCTGTGCTGCCGATGGTGCTCGCCGCGGGCCTGCGCGGCCGGATCCGGATGGCCGGTGACGACCTCACCGTCCGGGTGCCGGTCCGGGATCTGAAACCGCTCGACCGCTGAATTCGGAGCGGCCCGGAGGGTCGCCGTAGAATCTCGCCATGGAGATCAACGACGTCCCAGCGAAGTTCGCCACTTTGGGTTTGACCTACGACGACGTCCTCCTCCTGCCGGGGTACTCGGATCTCGCCCCTGACGAGATCGACACGACCTCGCGCCTCACGCGCGAGATCTCCCTCAAGGTGCCGCTCGTGAGCGCGGCGATGGACACCGTCACCGAGGCCCGCCTCGCGATCGCGATGG of Nocardioides sp. Kera G14 contains these proteins:
- a CDS encoding LLM class flavin-dependent oxidoreductase — translated: MRFQLLDILPHFVNPVTGREVSTDERLNQALTAARYAEQFGLDAVAIGERHAGHVISSGVTVLLGAIAATTSRVRIQSGVAVLSILDPLRVAEDYATVDQLSRGRVEVVIGKGNELKQLPMFGIEAGTQWDALAEKYELLRRLWREEAVSWSGSFRPPLDGVTSQPRPYAGAPRVWHGSATTTTSASLAARWGDPLFSANAIQPRDNYTVLVDQYRREYLEHGHDPRFAYVGAGAGFLYVADTTQEAKEAFGPTYERIVEFFNQPGNHTPGNEFTFGSIEDAIERGPVLVGSPAQVTEKILWFHEAFGHDLQSFSLPTVLPHEQQLHMLERLASEVIPVVRQAAPTTLWTDEDPYGGRPAAYGRTVADAAAEVEKSRA
- a CDS encoding GNAT family N-acetyltransferase, producing the protein MSLWRVRGTLPDQPGTLAALANAFGAAGVNILALQVFPGLDEVTDEIVVRAPDGADIEGIMATAGATDVVIQACTEAALTDQPTLYVEAARTILQRPTSFPEVVARLFDAEPDPVDGKIQEFAEFTVGDVQVSVHRTAPFTDTEQARGEAIAGLVSDVMARTKATAAMLGGSGGRRIGGGMTPEYVVEESGVAAVVDDTIVGQAQILAATTNEDGDVVRAVDLHVDPAWQRRGIGTRLLTDSSRLAHGLGADEILLTTRADNQAVLPMVLAAGLRGRIRMAGDDLTVRVPVRDLKPLDR